A genome region from Acidobacteriota bacterium includes the following:
- a CDS encoding TonB-dependent receptor encodes MKLQQPHITLLQIILLCLSLSAVASADNHSLTGTVKDASDAPVSGAAVNLLTGRQVAVATTTTDAQGRFTVSNIQSGTYEVLVTARGFTARSHAIQIPSPEADKLEIKLGLAALTAEITVTADVGLVQELDKTTQQVNVITEDKLQQRATSVLAQAFREEPGLQLQRTSATIGAVFVRGLTGAKVVTFVDGIRFSTAAMRGGINTFFNMNDTSNLRAAEVLRGPNSAQFGSDSLGGSVQLISRSPLFSPDKWQTHGQFSTHYNYADHGFGSNASVNFGNKDLAVLFNLTGHRSSTLRSGGGYDTHAAVNRFLGLRSDVLDGARSTDTAFTQYGGLFKLTYKFTPRDFLNVHYNRAQIDGGKRFDQTLGGDGNLLADLRNFMNDFFYSRYERVGAGWFDTVALSYSYNAQREERVNQGGNGNPTGAITSQPERTIVHGFQAQAAKHARRNSVTIGGEFYYDRVITPSYTLNPVTNVAAIARGRVPDGATYKSGGIYVQDVLTAIPERLRLIGAVRYGKAAYRSRAGKSPLVNGQPLWPDDALTADAVTPRFGAVLTIVEGLNLSAQVSRGFRTPHITDLGTLGLTGAGFEANAADLAGFGATIGSAADASAISTGRPVKQLVPETMWSYEGGIHLHRSRIDVDFNGFVNKLKNNIAYQTLILPAGAVGKKLGDQTITSQNANGAVFVPLSTAPVLVRANFDDARIWGIEQSFNVRLTNTLTFGQNFTYLYAEDERSGLPPNVEGGTPAPQGYLHFRYEPTHRRFWIEPYVFGARKQDRLSSLDLGDRRTGATRSRANIANFFGRGALVRGLIAAGADGRLGTADDILKPTGETLAQVQNRVLGTANSAPLYRYIPGFMVVSLRGGFRLGENHEVIIDLENLNDKNYRGISWGMDAPGRNIGFRYNYRF; translated from the coding sequence ATGAAACTACAACAACCACACATCACGCTGCTGCAAATCATCCTGCTGTGTCTCAGCCTTTCCGCTGTGGCATCAGCAGACAATCATTCACTCACTGGCACGGTCAAAGATGCTTCAGACGCGCCCGTCAGCGGCGCGGCAGTCAACCTTTTGACTGGCCGGCAAGTGGCTGTGGCTACGACCACGACTGACGCGCAAGGCCGTTTCACCGTCAGCAACATCCAGTCCGGCACCTACGAGGTATTGGTCACGGCGCGCGGGTTTACGGCGCGCAGCCACGCGATTCAAATACCCTCGCCGGAAGCGGATAAACTTGAAATCAAACTCGGTTTGGCTGCGCTGACCGCCGAAATCACCGTGACCGCCGATGTCGGCCTCGTGCAGGAACTCGACAAGACGACGCAACAGGTCAACGTCATCACCGAAGACAAACTGCAACAGCGCGCGACCTCGGTGCTGGCGCAAGCCTTCCGCGAAGAACCCGGCCTGCAATTGCAACGCACCAGCGCTACGATCGGCGCCGTTTTCGTGCGGGGACTTACCGGCGCAAAAGTGGTCACCTTCGTTGACGGCATTCGTTTTTCAACCGCAGCAATGCGCGGCGGCATCAACACGTTTTTCAACATGAACGATACCTCGAACCTGCGCGCGGCTGAGGTCTTACGCGGGCCGAACAGCGCGCAATTCGGCAGCGACAGCTTGGGCGGCAGCGTCCAGTTGATTTCGCGCTCGCCCTTGTTCAGCCCGGACAAATGGCAAACGCACGGCCAGTTCAGCACGCATTACAACTACGCCGATCATGGATTTGGCAGCAATGCGTCGGTCAATTTCGGCAACAAAGATTTGGCCGTGCTCTTCAATCTGACCGGCCATCGCAGCAGCACCTTGCGCAGCGGCGGCGGCTATGACACGCACGCGGCGGTCAATCGTTTCTTAGGGCTTCGTTCGGATGTTTTGGATGGCGCGCGTTCGACCGATACGGCGTTCACGCAATACGGCGGACTGTTCAAGCTGACTTACAAATTCACGCCGCGCGACTTCCTGAATGTGCATTACAACCGCGCGCAGATTGACGGGGGCAAACGCTTCGACCAAACGCTGGGCGGCGATGGCAACCTGCTGGCCGATCTGCGCAATTTCATGAACGACTTTTTCTACAGCCGTTACGAACGCGTCGGCGCGGGCTGGTTTGACACCGTCGCGCTCTCTTATTCCTACAACGCGCAGCGCGAAGAGCGTGTCAACCAGGGCGGCAATGGCAATCCGACGGGCGCGATCACGTCTCAACCTGAACGCACCATCGTGCACGGCTTTCAGGCGCAAGCAGCCAAACATGCCAGGCGCAACAGTGTCACCATTGGCGGCGAGTTTTATTACGACCGCGTGATCACCCCGTCTTATACGCTCAATCCCGTCACCAACGTGGCGGCTATCGCGCGGGGCCGCGTGCCTGACGGCGCGACTTACAAGAGCGGCGGCATTTATGTGCAGGATGTGTTGACGGCCATTCCTGAACGATTGCGCTTGATCGGCGCGGTGCGTTATGGCAAAGCAGCCTATCGCTCGCGCGCGGGGAAATCGCCGCTGGTGAATGGCCAGCCGCTTTGGCCGGATGATGCGTTGACTGCTGATGCTGTGACGCCACGCTTCGGCGCGGTGCTGACCATCGTCGAAGGGCTGAACCTTTCCGCCCAAGTCAGCCGGGGCTTTCGCACACCCCACATTACTGATTTGGGCACGCTGGGTTTGACCGGCGCGGGCTTCGAGGCGAATGCGGCGGACTTGGCGGGTTTTGGCGCAACCATCGGTTCGGCAGCCGACGCCAGCGCCATTTCGACCGGACGCCCGGTCAAGCAACTTGTGCCCGAAACGATGTGGAGCTACGAAGGCGGCATTCACCTGCATCGCAGCCGCATTGACGTTGACTTCAACGGCTTCGTCAACAAGCTCAAAAACAACATCGCCTATCAAACATTGATCCTACCCGCCGGAGCCGTCGGCAAAAAACTGGGCGATCAAACGATTACTTCCCAAAACGCGAACGGCGCGGTCTTCGTCCCGCTTTCGACCGCGCCAGTGCTGGTGCGCGCCAACTTTGACGACGCGCGCATCTGGGGTATCGAACAAAGTTTCAACGTGCGACTGACCAACACGCTGACCTTCGGCCAGAACTTCACCTATCTGTATGCCGAAGACGAACGCAGCGGATTGCCGCCCAACGTCGAAGGCGGCACGCCCGCGCCACAGGGCTATTTGCACTTCCGTTACGAGCCAACTCACCGGCGCTTTTGGATCGAGCCGTATGTCTTCGGCGCGCGCAAACAGGATCGCCTGTCGTCGCTCGATCTGGGCGACCGGCGCACAGGCGCGACCCGCTCGCGCGCCAACATCGCCAACTTTTTCGGACGCGGCGCTTTGGTGCGTGGCCTAATCGCGGCGGGCGCTGACGGACGCTTGGGCACGGCGGATGACATTCTGAAACCGACGGGCGAAACGTTGGCGCAAGTACAAAACCGCGTGTTGGGCACGGCCAATAGCGCGCCGCTCTATCGTTACATACCGGGCTTTATGGTCGTCAGCTTGCGCGGTGGCTTTCGCCTCGGGGAAAACCACGAAGTCATCATTGATCTGGAAAACCTAAACGATAAAAACTATCGCGGGATCAGTTGGGGCATGGATGCGCCGGGCCGCAACATCGGGTTCCGCTACAACTACCGATTTTGA
- a CDS encoding M48 family metalloprotease, with amino-acid sequence MYEFLGLCLALATLLACNSLASLGTSLLWRALAARVDEWPAAARARLLFTLRSLPAVLALLVVLFILAPAYAANEPRHGVEPVSFKLAALALLSAAGLLLACWRGTAAWLATRRLLRDWLQQAEPLAQSAFGVHIYRLAHPFPVLALVGVWRPRLFIADKLLNTLSPAELQAALAHEAGHLAARDNAKRALLRACRDVLTLVPCGRALDLAWHDAAEEAADEFAARRSQSSALDLASALVKIARLAEPQMRPTMLVSVSFIGYEPGILVRRVTRLTHLAEAGTTSTERLTRGVATLQWGALGALACLALVAASNPAILAAAHGALEFFVRSLQ; translated from the coding sequence ATGTACGAATTCCTGGGATTATGTTTGGCCTTGGCGACGTTGCTCGCGTGCAATTCATTGGCTTCGCTAGGCACGTCATTACTCTGGCGCGCTTTGGCTGCGCGCGTTGATGAATGGCCCGCGGCAGCGCGTGCACGCCTGCTGTTCACGCTCCGGTCGTTGCCCGCCGTGCTGGCCTTGCTGGTCGTCCTGTTCATCCTGGCGCCCGCTTATGCCGCCAATGAACCACGCCACGGCGTCGAGCCTGTCAGTTTCAAATTAGCGGCGTTGGCATTGTTATCGGCTGCAGGGCTGCTGCTGGCCTGTTGGCGTGGCACAGCCGCCTGGTTGGCGACGCGCCGTTTATTGCGCGATTGGTTGCAACAGGCCGAGCCGTTGGCGCAAAGCGCTTTTGGAGTTCATATTTACCGGTTGGCGCATCCGTTTCCAGTGCTGGCGTTGGTCGGCGTTTGGCGACCGCGCTTATTCATCGCCGATAAACTGCTGAATACTTTGTCACCAGCGGAGTTGCAGGCCGCGCTGGCTCACGAAGCAGGCCATCTGGCCGCGCGGGATAACGCCAAGCGCGCGTTGCTGCGCGCCTGCCGCGACGTTCTGACATTAGTGCCCTGTGGACGCGCACTCGACCTTGCCTGGCACGATGCGGCGGAAGAAGCCGCCGACGAATTTGCTGCCCGCCGCAGTCAGTCCTCGGCACTCGACCTGGCTTCCGCCCTGGTCAAGATTGCCCGGCTGGCTGAGCCGCAAATGCGCCCGACGATGTTGGTCAGCGTCTCGTTCATTGGTTATGAACCCGGCATCCTGGTGCGGCGCGTCACGCGTTTAACGCATTTGGCCGAGGCTGGTACAACCAGCACTGAACGGCTCACACGCGGGGTGGCGACTTTGCAATGGGGCGCGTTGGGAGCTTTGGCCTGCCTGGCGCTGGTCGCGGCTAGCAACCCGGCTATTCTAGCGGCAGCACACGGCGCACTTGAATTCTTTGTCCGCAGCCTGCAATAA
- a CDS encoding BlaI/MecI/CopY family transcriptional regulator, translating into MKYLPLTKAQISKWREHLSAHDPVLGPLEQEVLEMVWQRGTASVRDIHLAVGERLAYTTLMTTLDRLFKKGVLARHKDGRAFCYSPRATPEELARGLTRRALDGLLGRSHNGVEPLLACIVDAVTEHDRELLDELDRLIQEKRQALEPTEGNL; encoded by the coding sequence ATGAAATACCTCCCTCTCACCAAAGCCCAAATCTCAAAATGGCGTGAGCATCTTTCCGCCCACGACCCTGTCTTAGGCCCGCTGGAACAAGAGGTTTTAGAAATGGTCTGGCAACGCGGCACCGCCAGTGTGCGCGACATTCACCTGGCCGTGGGCGAGCGGCTCGCCTACACCACCTTGATGACGACGCTGGATCGGCTCTTCAAAAAGGGCGTCCTGGCGCGGCACAAAGACGGGCGGGCGTTTTGTTACTCGCCCCGCGCCACCCCCGAAGAACTGGCGCGCGGATTGACGCGCCGCGCCCTGGATGGACTGTTGGGCCGCAGCCACAATGGCGTCGAGCCGCTGTTGGCTTGCATCGTGGATGCCGTCACCGAACATGATCGCGAATTGCTGGATGAGCTGGATCGCTTAATCCAGGAAAAACGCCAGGCGCTTGAACCGACCGAAGGCAACTTGTAG